In a genomic window of Gossypium arboreum isolate Shixiya-1 chromosome 9, ASM2569848v2, whole genome shotgun sequence:
- the LOC108453998 gene encoding protein IQ-DOMAIN 2 gives MGKKGKWLSSLKKVFSPDSKEKKNQKSKQQLLEKQVHLGSNDSGAATLETVNLPPPPPEEVKPIEAESKLTYPVAVATAAASPQAAVEVVQRQLNRDALFAGKSEEEVAAIKIQTAFRVYLARRALHALKGLVRLKSLMEGPVVKRQAVSTLRCMQTLSRLQCQVRIRRTRMTEENQALQRQLLQKHAKEIVNLQMGEDWDDSLQSKEQIEASLLSKHEAAMRRERAMAYSFTHQQTWKNASRSMNPLFMDPNNPSWGWSWLERWMAAPPQEGRGTTEKEQNDQSSIRSARSNFGGEISKAHARYQLNLDKQSPKTGQKPNQTSSLLSVSTPKTSASIPARKLKSASPRSSVVGPNDDGRSMVSIQSERNRRHSIAGSSVHDSESLGSSPSLPSYMVPTESTRAKTKLQSPLGLEANGTPEKGPIASAKKRLSYPPSPARPRQHLLIQKLVS, from the exons ATGGGGAAGAAAGGAAAATGGTTGTCTTCTTTGAAGAAAGTGTTCAGCCCAGATTCCAAGGAAAAGAAAAACCAG AAATCAAAACAACAGTTGTTGGAGAAGCAGGTGCATTTGGGTTCCAATGATTCTGGTGCAGCCACTTTAGAAACTGTCAACTTGCCCCCTCCTCCGCCAGAAGAAGTTAAACCGATTGAAGCAGAAAGCAAGCTGACTTACCCTGTGGCAGTTGCCACTGCTGCTGCTTCACCTCAGGCTGCCGTAGAGGTTGTTCAACGTCAGCTTAATAGAGATGCTCTGTTCGCTGGAAAATCTGAGGAGGAAGTGGCAGCAATAAAGATTCAAACAGCTTTCCGAGTTTACCTG GCTAGAAGGGCATTGCATGCTTTAAAAGGATTGGTCAGGCTGAAATCATTGATGGAAGGGCCTGTGGTCAAGAGGCAAGCAGTGAGTACTCTTCGGTGCATGCAAACGCTTTCTCGTCTGCAGTGTCAGGTTCGAATTAGGAGAACCAGGATGACTGAAGAAAATCAGGCTCTTCAGAGGCAACTCTTGCAGAAACATGCAAAAGAGATTGTGAACTTGCAG ATGGGGGAAGACTGGGATGACAGCCTGCAGTCAAAGGAACAAATCGAGGCAAGCTTACTTAGCAAGCACGAGGCAGCTATGAGAAGAGAAAGGGCCATGGCATATTCATTTACTCATCAG CAAACCTGGAAGAATGCTTCAAGATCTATGAATCCGTTATTCATGGATCCAAACAATCCCTCATGGGGATGGAGTTGGTTGGAACGATGGATGGCAGCACCACCACAGGAGGGTCGTGGTACAACAGAAAAGGAACAGAACGACCAGTCATCCATAAGGAGTGCACGCAGCAACTTTGGAGGAGAAATCAGCAAAGCTCATGCTCGCTACCAACTCAATTTGGATAAGCAATCCCCAAAGACCGGCCAAAAGCCAAACCAAACTTCAAGTCTCCTATCCGTTTCAACTCCTAAGACATCAGCTTCAATACCCGCCCGAAAGCTGAAGTCCGCAAGCCCTAGAAGCAGTGTGGTCGGTCCAAATGATGACGGAAGAAGCATGGTGAGCATTCAGTCAGAAAGAAACCGTAGGCATAGCATTGCAGGCTCCTCAGTGCATGACAGTGAGAGCCTAGGAAGCTCTCCATCGCTTCCAAGTTACATGGTACCGACTGAATCCACAAGAGCTAAGACCAAGTTGCAAAGTCCGTTGGGACTAGAAGCCAATGGAACACCTGAGAAGGGACCAATTGCGTCTGCCAAGAAACGCCTTTCTTATCCACCTTCACCAGCTAGGCCAAGGCAGCACTTACTAATACAGAAGTTGGTGTCATGA
- the LOC108454503 gene encoding beta-1,4-xylosyltransferase IRX9 has translation MGSAERTKKKVQLWKKAIVHFSLCFVMGFFTGFAPTGKDSIFSSPAVATHNKSHISQPPVNQSVTPAVHSSNVNRSLRAETPVPVPVPAKSNELESRKQVDGTVVHEVKLPSRRLVIVVTPTSTKDQFQGVFLRRLANTIRLVPQPLLWIVVEGQSDSNELSEILRKTGIMYRHLVFKENFTDPEAELNHQRNVALKHIEQHKLSGIVHFAGLSNVYDLDFFKELRQIEVFGTWPMALLSANERRVVIEGPVCDSSQVIGWHLRKMNNQTDAETDADMKPPIHISSFAFNSSILWDPERWGRLTSVQGTSQNSLKFVKQIVMEDEGKLKGIPPEECSKIMLWRLHFPIGVVPRNLVKTSSLLDVITQL, from the exons ATGGGGTCTGCTGAGAGAACAAAGAAGAAAGTACAGCTATGGAAGAAAGCTATTGTTCACTTCTCTTTATGTTTTGTCATGGGGTTTTTCACAGGCTTTGCTCCAACTGGTAAGGATTCCATTTTTTCTAGCCCTGCTGTTGCTACACACAATAAATCACATATTTCACAACCGCCTGTGAACCAATCAGTAACACCAGCGGTACATAGCAGTAACGTTAACCGGAGTTTGAGAGCCGAAACTCCGGTTCCGGTTCCAGTTCCGGCAAAGTCTAATGAGCTAGAAAGTCGGAAACAAGTGGATGGTACTGTTGTTCATGAAGTCAAGCTGCCATCCAGGAGACTTGTGATTGTTGTTACACCAACCAGCACAAAAGATCAGTTTCAAGGTGTGTTCTTGAGGAGGCTAGCGAATACTATTCGGCTGGTTCCTCAACCATTGTTGTGGATCGTCGTGGAAGGGCAATCGGATTCGAACGAGCTATCCGAAATACTTAGGAAAACAGGCATTATGTATAGGCATTTGGTGTTCAAGGAGAATTTCACTGACCCTGAAGCAGAGCTAAATCATCAACGAAATGTTGCATTGAAGCACATTGAGCAACACAAGCTGAGTGGGATAGTTCATTTCGCTGGACTTTCCAATGTTTACGATCTTGATTTCTTCAAAGAACTTAGACAAATTGA GGTATTTGGAACTTGGCCAATGGCCTTACTATCAGCAAACGAGAGACGGGTTGTGATTGAAGGACCTGTTTGCGATTCATCACAAGTTATAGGATGGCACCTAAGGAAGATGAATAACCAGACAGATGCAGAAACAGATGCTGATATGAAACCTCCTATTCATATATCAAGTTTTGCATTTAACAGTTCAATCCTTTGGGACCCTGAGAGATGGGGACGTCTCACATCGGTCCAAGGCACTTCACAG AACTCACTGAAATTTGTGAAACAAATTGTAATGGAAGATGAGGGCAAGTTAAAAGGTATCCCACCAGAAGAGTGCTCCAAAATAATGCTATGGCGTCTTCATTTCCCCATTGGAGTTGTGCCTAGAAATCTTGTCAAAACATCCtcattgcttgatgtaattactcaattgtaa